One segment of Paenibacillus sp. FSL R7-0337 DNA contains the following:
- a CDS encoding glycosyltransferase: protein MDTPGISLCMIVRNEAQHLEQCLLSVQGMVSEIIIADTGSEDNSMAIARRFGARVIRLPWEHDFSKARNHTLQLASYGWILVLDADEALANWKREELECLLESECADGYFLPFIHYVGEASGREYVTDNVCRLFRNDSRICFRGSIHEEVASSIWSLPGGHIAYARLPVHHYGYLDDELQRKNKASRNLQLILAALRLEPDSVPLRYALGTEYYQQGQYQAAADLLLPLLEEAPPDSGYTADLYLKTAFALQGGGRPADAESVYQAGIGLYADFTDLLESYAGLLLEQGQVWRAYPLLQRALDSGDTAHKYPSSSGSGTCRTRLFAGRVCERLFLYEEAMEHYRQAILYSPDDLAAWEQLATLCLLSGQAEQLAVFTRQLLPALPRRVLSRLVPAALNAHAASWLAALLAAPHLPEDIRQVLQVLLGTLFRDPEQPGAASAGLARMREDAPDNPWISGYLWALSCRSGGSAAAGQGLRRLAELPPELAAAHRRLAGLQAGPAEHGADEHSIILFPAEGTFPAPDTDSAARSEHHTDTPLTFADYSYAAQLLLQAGAWDTLLLLGRPTSAARFLWSRLPLPLLRGLLDAPVSFKMQWCADYTRQSQHYSLPGDAAEWLLYAAIAQSCGQVPQLTPADEQTLRQSGSTAAITGLSYHMLLLAAEVRPQGNISATGSIPWLLLVKSALQSGDDRDNNI, encoded by the coding sequence ATGGATACTCCCGGGATCTCGCTCTGCATGATCGTCAGGAATGAGGCACAGCATCTGGAGCAATGCCTGCTGTCTGTTCAGGGTATGGTCTCGGAGATCATCATCGCAGATACCGGATCAGAGGATAACAGTATGGCTATCGCCCGCAGGTTCGGTGCCCGGGTGATCCGGCTGCCCTGGGAGCATGATTTCTCCAAAGCCCGTAATCATACCCTACAGCTGGCCTCCTATGGCTGGATTCTGGTGCTGGATGCAGATGAAGCCCTTGCGAACTGGAAGCGGGAGGAGTTAGAGTGTCTGCTAGAATCGGAGTGTGCGGACGGGTATTTCCTGCCTTTTATTCATTATGTGGGTGAGGCCTCAGGGCGGGAATACGTGACAGACAATGTGTGCCGGCTGTTTCGTAATGATTCACGTATCTGTTTTCGCGGGAGCATTCATGAGGAGGTGGCCTCCAGCATCTGGAGCCTCCCCGGAGGACATATCGCTTATGCCCGTCTGCCTGTCCATCACTACGGATATCTGGATGATGAGCTTCAGCGCAAAAACAAAGCCAGCCGCAATCTGCAGCTGATTCTCGCTGCTCTGCGGCTTGAACCAGACAGCGTTCCTCTGCGGTACGCACTGGGCACGGAATATTACCAGCAGGGACAATATCAGGCGGCGGCAGATCTTCTCTTGCCTCTGCTAGAGGAAGCTCCACCAGACTCCGGGTATACCGCTGACCTGTATCTCAAAACAGCCTTTGCCCTCCAAGGGGGCGGGCGGCCTGCGGACGCGGAGTCTGTCTATCAGGCCGGGATTGGGCTGTATGCAGATTTCACCGATCTGCTGGAGAGCTATGCCGGGCTGCTGCTGGAGCAAGGGCAGGTATGGCGGGCGTACCCTCTGCTTCAGCGGGCACTGGACAGCGGGGATACCGCACATAAATACCCTTCCTCCTCCGGCAGCGGAACCTGCCGCACCCGCCTATTCGCCGGACGGGTCTGCGAGCGGCTGTTCCTCTACGAGGAAGCCATGGAGCATTACAGGCAGGCGATACTCTACTCGCCTGACGATCTTGCCGCTTGGGAGCAGCTGGCCACGCTGTGCCTGCTGTCCGGGCAAGCGGAGCAGCTGGCGGTGTTCACCCGTCAGCTGCTCCCTGCCCTGCCCCGGCGAGTGCTGAGCAGGCTGGTGCCTGCCGCACTCAATGCCCACGCCGCCTCATGGCTGGCGGCGCTTCTCGCAGCACCGCATCTGCCGGAGGATATCCGGCAGGTGCTTCAGGTGCTGCTAGGGACGCTGTTCCGGGACCCGGAACAGCCCGGGGCCGCATCCGCCGGGCTTGCGCGGATGCGGGAGGATGCGCCGGATAACCCGTGGATATCCGGCTATCTGTGGGCCTTGTCCTGCCGCAGCGGCGGAAGCGCCGCGGCAGGACAAGGCCTGAGGCGGCTGGCGGAGCTACCGCCCGAACTTGCAGCCGCGCATCGCCGGCTCGCGGGGCTGCAGGCAGGCCCGGCGGAGCATGGGGCCGATGAGCATTCAATAATTTTGTTTCCGGCAGAAGGTACCTTCCCGGCTCCTGACACGGACAGCGCTGCCCGTTCGGAGCACCATACCGACACACCGCTAACCTTCGCAGATTATTCTTACGCAGCACAACTGCTCCTTCAGGCAGGCGCTTGGGATACATTACTCCTGCTGGGCAGGCCCACTAGCGCTGCACGCTTTCTCTGGAGCAGACTTCCCCTGCCGCTGCTGCGAGGACTACTGGATGCACCTGTTTCATTTAAAATGCAATGGTGTGCAGATTACACCCGGCAATCACAACACTATAGCCTTCCTGGTGATGCTGCGGAATGGCTGCTCTATGCAGCCATTGCCCAGTCATGCGGGCAGGTCCCGCAGCTTACGCCCGCCGATGAACAGACGCTTCGCCAATCCGGCAGCACTGCCGCAATCACTGGCCTCAGCTACCACATGCTGCTTCTTGCGGCGGAGGTTCGCCCACAGGGCAACATCTCCGCTACAGGCAGCATTCCGTGGCTGCTGCTTGTGAAGTCTGCGCTTCAGAGCGGGGATGACAGAGATAACAATATCTAA
- a CDS encoding VTT domain-containing protein, protein MTEMINAWIDWLLQSLGLSGPYIVFATFPLAVLQSLFGFFPLAILIVLHVSVFEVIGGMAVSWLACNLGAVFVYFLFRRYLFDWFDRKWGYKLKKYEKWQTYLDRYGIWTLVLLRTIPIVPSNIINLMSAVSPMKPAAFVWGTVLGNLSFIWLFGTLSSSLIVPREDWNGFLLWYGVFMLILLAIFVRLHWGHLQEDKRKRTGH, encoded by the coding sequence ATGACCGAGATGATCAATGCCTGGATTGACTGGCTGCTGCAGAGTCTTGGACTTAGCGGCCCGTATATTGTATTCGCTACCTTTCCGCTCGCCGTGCTGCAAAGCTTGTTCGGATTTTTCCCCCTGGCGATTCTGATTGTGCTCCATGTCTCTGTATTCGAAGTGATCGGCGGGATGGCTGTCAGCTGGCTGGCCTGCAACCTGGGCGCGGTATTCGTCTATTTTCTCTTCCGGCGGTATCTCTTCGACTGGTTCGACCGCAAATGGGGCTACAAGCTCAAGAAGTATGAGAAATGGCAGACCTATCTGGACCGTTACGGCATCTGGACCCTGGTGCTGCTGCGTACGATTCCGATTGTGCCCAGTAATATCATCAACCTGATGTCGGCCGTGTCGCCGATGAAGCCGGCAGCTTTTGTCTGGGGGACGGTGCTCGGCAATCTGTCTTTCATCTGGCTGTTCGGTACGCTCAGCTCCTCGTTAATTGTCCCGCGTGAGGACTGGAACGGTTTTCTGTTGTGGTACGGCGTGTTTATGCTGATTCTGCTCGCTATCTTTGTCCGGCTGCATTGGGGGCATCTCCAGGAGGATAAGCGCAAGCGGACGGGGCATTAG
- a CDS encoding glycosyltransferase family 2 protein: protein MNLSAKPTLGVQLIVNNEAELLPRCLASLQGADEIIVVDTGSTDPSVEIARRYGATVIEAQWNYHFSEARNTGLSHATSNWILVLDADEILQTSIESIKEILKDSTAEAYTVRIENLLGNRPEDRLYHHPVRLFRGGRGYLFSGRIHESVESSILTKYGSAAIGASPIEILHFGYLPPVMSAKHKISRNGQLLRLALAEEPDDVFTRYNLAVNCCQDGRLEEAGELLRQSLTLAPLQASYRPSIVRDLCTMDLESGHVKAVDSLLTRELTRYGDYPDLHYMQGQSWESQGFYERAVQSYQHAIDTSSAPAPRRAYVTEQGMDSFRPLHRMGAIFQQLGKQKEAAQLYHRALQQHSLYLPALEGIASAFQELEVPDGEIAALLIQLTGTAQRAARTAIIGTLYRLDAYTAIAELPPAVCPLEEDTLLFLLSSWIITGKYHTFRKTAAQLRANPTQLSPEGLNAETIRQLCLLEAVLTWELGGRLPEELWLQSPAEVRSAMLEIDKELSLDSSEPQAETAPSGDSQLLAEVIRLAVKHQFIALGKRLVERYPAHTRTLAEALYEEGWRAEAGELFINLAGSKEASGATLRYLGELLIDKGHYAEAAGWYRLALGESPADDAVSTGLALCYLYLAEQRLAEAVERLQGAGQQAQGPLQEDRAAVAQSIAVLRCTPWHTKWNYTQRQRGADLSL from the coding sequence TTGAATCTATCTGCCAAACCTACACTCGGAGTGCAACTCATTGTCAACAATGAAGCCGAGCTGCTCCCCCGTTGTCTAGCCAGCTTGCAGGGCGCTGATGAAATCATCGTTGTCGATACCGGCTCAACCGACCCGTCCGTGGAGATCGCCCGCAGATACGGGGCAACGGTCATCGAAGCCCAGTGGAACTATCATTTCTCAGAAGCAAGAAATACCGGTCTCTCTCATGCAACGAGCAATTGGATATTGGTCTTGGATGCGGATGAAATCCTTCAGACCTCCATAGAGTCAATCAAGGAGATTCTCAAGGACAGCACAGCCGAAGCCTACACGGTACGCATAGAGAACCTGCTGGGAAACAGGCCCGAAGATCGTCTGTATCACCATCCTGTGCGGCTGTTCCGGGGTGGGCGGGGCTATCTTTTCAGCGGAAGAATTCATGAAAGTGTTGAGTCCTCTATTCTTACAAAATATGGGTCCGCCGCCATCGGGGCCAGTCCAATAGAGATTCTTCACTTCGGCTACCTGCCCCCGGTCATGAGCGCCAAGCATAAAATCAGCCGCAACGGGCAACTGCTGCGTCTTGCGCTTGCAGAAGAGCCTGACGATGTGTTCACCCGTTATAATCTGGCGGTCAACTGCTGTCAGGACGGACGGCTGGAGGAAGCCGGAGAACTGCTGCGCCAGAGTCTTACCCTCGCTCCGCTTCAGGCCTCTTACCGTCCCTCGATCGTTCGTGATCTGTGTACAATGGATCTGGAGAGCGGTCATGTAAAAGCGGTCGACAGCCTGCTAACCCGTGAGCTGACACGTTATGGAGATTATCCCGACCTGCATTACATGCAGGGCCAGTCCTGGGAGAGCCAAGGATTCTATGAACGCGCCGTCCAGTCTTACCAGCACGCCATAGATACCTCGTCTGCCCCGGCTCCGCGCAGAGCATACGTCACTGAACAGGGCATGGACAGCTTCCGCCCGCTGCACCGGATGGGGGCCATTTTCCAGCAGCTCGGGAAGCAGAAGGAAGCCGCGCAGCTGTACCATCGTGCGCTACAGCAGCACTCCCTGTATCTCCCCGCTCTGGAGGGGATCGCCTCTGCTTTTCAGGAGCTGGAGGTGCCGGATGGAGAGATTGCCGCACTCTTGATACAGCTAACCGGTACAGCGCAGCGTGCTGCAAGAACTGCAATTATCGGAACATTGTATCGGCTGGACGCTTATACGGCGATTGCAGAGCTGCCGCCCGCCGTCTGCCCGCTGGAAGAGGACACCTTGCTGTTCCTGCTGTCTTCCTGGATCATTACCGGAAAATATCATACGTTCAGGAAGACCGCCGCCCAGCTGCGGGCTAACCCCACCCAGCTGTCACCCGAAGGCCTAAATGCGGAGACTATACGGCAGCTCTGCCTGCTTGAGGCTGTCTTAACCTGGGAGCTGGGCGGGAGGCTGCCGGAGGAGCTGTGGCTGCAATCACCTGCGGAAGTGCGTTCCGCAATGCTTGAGATCGACAAGGAATTGTCTCTTGATTCGTCTGAGCCGCAGGCAGAAACCGCTCCCTCCGGGGACTCCCAACTGCTGGCCGAGGTCATAAGGCTCGCTGTAAAGCACCAGTTCATCGCACTGGGCAAGCGGCTGGTTGAACGGTACCCGGCACATACACGCACTCTGGCAGAGGCACTTTATGAGGAAGGCTGGCGTGCAGAGGCGGGGGAACTATTCATCAACCTTGCAGGCAGCAAGGAAGCTTCAGGCGCAACCCTGCGGTATCTCGGAGAGCTGCTCATAGATAAAGGACATTATGCGGAGGCTGCGGGCTGGTACCGGCTTGCCTTGGGGGAATCCCCTGCAGACGATGCCGTCAGCACCGGACTGGCGCTCTGTTATCTGTATCTGGCAGAGCAGCGGCTCGCAGAAGCTGTAGAACGTCTCCAGGGGGCGGGACAGCAGGCTCAGGGTCCGCTTCAGGAGGACAGGGCAGCGGTTGCCCAATCCATCGCGGTGCTGCGCTGCACCCCCTGGCATACGAAGTGGAATTACACCCAGCGGCAGAGAGGAGCGGATCTGAGCTTATGA
- a CDS encoding glycosyltransferase gives MTTKPQQLLISLCMIVKNEADNLARCLRSVRGTVDEIIIVDTGSTDATRQIARSFGARIINYPWNGDFAAARNAGLALAQGTWILVLDADEELEPGSREELLVCAKHTEYEAFFVRIHNHQGTERASQTLTVNPILRMFKNRPNYRFSGIIHEQIAAVIVQETPDAAMHMGTVIVHHYGYADGVVERKDKISRNLGLLKQQLEESPGDAFQHFNLAVEYMRLGDYGQALEHIGTSLNLAKPGTSYVHLLYKYKVRCLAVTGDYPGALEACGQGSTLFPDYSDLHHLKGALLLQVSALAEAKTALCRALEIGASPPLYHTESGLGTYLTHTLLGQVCQQIGEAHEAAACFTRAAQLQPDPWPLIPRLTRLFKCTGREPELHGWLAGQLPGILTEQRQDLLRLLVTDGCYTAAADMLGGGIAGAGEMDGTAQSAGVMEAVVRDAGEVDGTAQSAGVMEAAVRDAGEIDGKAQSAGVMEAAVPPTADLLELLQRAEAAYAAELSYDDITELLSHPAVVPADRNTSLPIPAIAAAVQPWILLADKVLAALVTSAMYSPAAAAARLTLPLPRSAD, from the coding sequence ATGACCACGAAACCACAGCAACTGCTGATTTCCTTGTGCATGATCGTCAAAAATGAAGCCGACAACCTGGCCCGCTGTCTCCGGAGTGTGCGCGGGACTGTGGATGAAATCATCATTGTGGACACCGGTTCAACCGATGCCACCCGCCAGATTGCCCGCAGCTTCGGTGCCCGGATTATCAATTACCCGTGGAACGGGGATTTTGCCGCCGCACGCAACGCCGGTCTGGCCCTGGCGCAGGGCACCTGGATTCTGGTGCTGGATGCAGACGAGGAGCTGGAGCCGGGCAGCCGGGAGGAGCTGCTGGTGTGCGCGAAGCATACGGAGTATGAGGCTTTTTTTGTGCGGATTCATAATCATCAGGGGACGGAGCGCGCTTCGCAGACACTTACGGTCAACCCGATCCTCCGGATGTTCAAGAACCGCCCGAATTATCGCTTCAGCGGCATTATTCATGAGCAGATTGCGGCTGTCATTGTGCAGGAGACCCCGGATGCCGCGATGCATATGGGCACCGTCATTGTCCATCACTACGGCTATGCCGACGGGGTCGTGGAGCGGAAAGACAAAATCAGCCGTAATCTCGGATTGCTGAAGCAGCAGCTGGAGGAGAGTCCCGGAGATGCTTTTCAGCATTTCAATTTGGCGGTTGAATATATGCGGCTGGGCGATTACGGGCAGGCGCTGGAGCATATCGGCACCTCGCTGAACCTGGCCAAGCCGGGTACCAGCTATGTTCACCTGCTCTATAAATACAAAGTCCGCTGCCTGGCGGTAACCGGTGATTACCCGGGGGCGCTGGAGGCCTGCGGGCAGGGAAGCACGCTTTTCCCGGATTACTCCGATCTTCACCACCTCAAAGGTGCGCTGCTGCTACAGGTGTCTGCCTTAGCCGAAGCCAAGACCGCGCTGTGCCGGGCACTGGAGATTGGAGCCTCCCCTCCCCTCTACCATACGGAATCCGGGTTAGGCACCTATCTCACCCACACGCTGCTGGGGCAGGTCTGCCAGCAGATCGGCGAAGCGCATGAAGCGGCAGCCTGCTTCACCAGAGCAGCCCAGCTCCAGCCGGACCCCTGGCCGCTGATCCCGCGGCTCACGCGCCTGTTCAAATGCACGGGCCGCGAGCCAGAGCTCCACGGCTGGCTGGCCGGGCAGCTGCCCGGCATCCTGACAGAGCAGCGTCAGGATCTATTGCGCCTGCTGGTAACGGATGGCTGCTATACAGCGGCGGCTGATATGCTTGGGGGCGGGATCGCCGGTGCGGGTGAGATGGACGGTACGGCGCAGAGTGCGGGAGTGATGGAAGCGGTGGTGCGGGATGCGGGAGAGGTGGATGGTACGGCGCAGAGTGCGGGAGTGATGGAAGCGGCGGTGCGGGATGCGGGCGAGATAGATGGTAAGGCGCAGAGTGCGGGAGTGATGGAAGCGGCGGTGCCGCCTACTGCTGATTTGTTAGAGCTGTTGCAGCGGGCGGAAGCAGCTTACGCAGCGGAGCTGAGCTACGATGATATTACTGAGCTGCTTAGTCATCCTGCAGTTGTCCCGGCAGACCGGAACACCTCACTCCCCATACCTGCTATTGCTGCGGCTGTGCAGCCCTGGATTCTTTTGGCTGACAAGGTTCTGGCTGCGCTCGTAACTTCGGCCATGTATTCACCGGCGGCTGCGGCAGCCCGTCTCACTCTTCCGCTTCCCAGATCAGCTGATTAG
- the yunB gene encoding sporulation protein YunB, producing the protein MVLSLLLLLAVLQGLRYVEQHLKPPILHLAQIRVKQIATESINKAITSQVADGGNAEALIDWKTDKNGKISGFMLNYKEHMRITSQAAEVIQSTLQELHNRTEYIPLGQALGSPLIASYGPDIPIKVEPQGAVKVELNTRQQNAGINMILVEVFIHIVTEVAVVIPFDMEPQVVDTEIPVSYLMVVGDVPMYYYDNQGKPVGENGSSAPGIAIPAPSLSTGKSSTGEDNTPAGSDNSSSGSSGSGGHAGSGETEAPAGSGSSVPGVNAGGGNEGGGSE; encoded by the coding sequence ATCGTTCTGAGCCTGCTGCTGCTTCTGGCAGTGCTGCAGGGGCTGCGTTATGTGGAGCAGCATCTGAAGCCGCCGATTCTCCATCTGGCCCAGATCCGGGTGAAGCAGATCGCCACGGAATCGATTAACAAGGCGATTACGTCCCAGGTAGCAGACGGGGGGAATGCCGAGGCGCTGATTGACTGGAAGACCGACAAGAACGGCAAAATCTCCGGCTTCATGCTCAACTACAAGGAGCATATGCGGATTACCTCGCAGGCCGCTGAAGTCATCCAGTCCACACTACAGGAGCTGCATAACCGTACGGAATATATTCCGCTCGGGCAGGCGCTCGGCAGCCCGCTGATTGCCTCCTATGGTCCGGATATTCCGATTAAGGTAGAGCCTCAGGGGGCAGTGAAGGTGGAGCTGAACACACGGCAGCAGAATGCCGGAATCAATATGATTCTCGTTGAAGTCTTTATTCATATTGTTACCGAGGTAGCCGTCGTCATTCCATTTGATATGGAGCCGCAGGTGGTGGATACAGAGATCCCCGTCTCCTACCTGATGGTAGTCGGTGACGTTCCGATGTACTACTATGATAATCAGGGCAAGCCTGTCGGCGAGAACGGCAGCAGCGCCCCGGGCATCGCTATTCCGGCCCCTTCGCTGAGTACCGGGAAGAGCAGCACCGGCGAGGACAACACACCAGCAGGCAGCGATAACAGCAGCTCAGGCTCCAGCGGATCAGGCGGACATGCGGGCAGCGGAGAGACTGAGGCGCCCGCCGGAAGCGGCAGCTCTGTGCCCGGTGTGAATGCCGGGGGCGGGAATGAGGGCGGTGGCAGCGAATAG
- a CDS encoding glycosyltransferase: MGDHRNEPLRKASGNRLTAMMQVRNESGRYLEQVLRELSEFVDEIIIVDDGSTDDTVRVCRSFAKVSKVVTLEHSLFRREWELRQTLWDLAVSTRPDWLVSVDADEFYEERAKQEMRHLINQDVYDWVAFRMYDFWGGTTHYREDELWNLHTRHTRTLVRYLPGFYYFTPQMDHHVPRLPLSYAVLPGFLAELRVKHYGWALEPDALRRKYDRYMELDPEGKWGSLEHYRSILDEHPRLVEWGD; encoded by the coding sequence GTGGGTGACCACAGGAATGAACCGCTGCGCAAGGCTTCCGGCAACCGCCTGACGGCGATGATGCAGGTGCGCAATGAAAGCGGCCGGTATCTGGAGCAGGTTCTGCGGGAGCTGAGCGAATTCGTCGATGAGATCATCATTGTGGATGACGGCAGCACGGATGATACGGTGCGTGTGTGCCGCTCTTTTGCCAAGGTGAGCAAGGTGGTGACGCTGGAGCACTCCCTCTTCAGGCGGGAATGGGAGCTGCGCCAGACGCTCTGGGATCTGGCCGTATCCACGCGGCCGGACTGGCTTGTGTCGGTAGATGCTGATGAGTTCTACGAAGAGCGGGCCAAGCAGGAAATGCGGCATCTGATCAACCAGGATGTCTACGATTGGGTGGCCTTTCGGATGTATGACTTCTGGGGCGGCACGACCCATTACCGGGAAGATGAGCTCTGGAATCTCCATACGAGGCATACGCGCACACTGGTGCGTTATCTGCCCGGCTTCTATTATTTCACCCCGCAGATGGATCATCACGTTCCCCGGCTGCCGCTATCGTATGCGGTGCTGCCAGGCTTCCTGGCCGAGCTGCGGGTGAAGCACTACGGCTGGGCCTTGGAGCCTGACGCGCTGCGCCGCAAGTACGACCGCTATATGGAGCTCGACCCCGAGGGCAAATGGGGAAGTCTGGAGCACTACCGCTCCATTCTGGATGAGCACCCCCGGTTGGTGGAGTGGGGGGATTGA
- a CDS encoding glycine betaine ABC transporter substrate-binding protein, whose protein sequence is MKRTHSMKRRPLMMIMLLMAVILVAGCSSNNNSTVKLAYVAWDSEIASTNVVKEVLETKLGMKVEMLQVDAGPMWAGIADGSADAMVAAWLPSTHASYLEKYGKDIEDAGVNLDGTKTGLAVPAYMEINSIEDLNNAEIAATLDKRIIGIEPGAGIMTATEKALEAYGLSDYTLLESSSAAMAQELQKAFDKNEPIVVTGWTPHWMFANMDLKYLDDPKNVYGGAEQIHTMVRKGLNEDMPDVHKFLSQFKWTAEDMEQVMVKIQGGQSPEEAAKEWVESNEAKVNEWTAGISA, encoded by the coding sequence ATGAAGAGAACTCATTCGATGAAACGCAGACCGTTAATGATGATCATGCTGCTGATGGCAGTAATTCTGGTAGCTGGTTGTTCGTCAAATAATAACAGTACGGTGAAGCTGGCCTATGTGGCCTGGGATTCCGAGATCGCCAGTACAAACGTAGTCAAGGAAGTGCTGGAGACGAAGCTCGGCATGAAGGTGGAGATGCTGCAGGTCGATGCCGGACCGATGTGGGCAGGGATTGCTGACGGAAGCGCAGACGCCATGGTAGCCGCCTGGCTGCCAAGCACGCATGCCTCTTATCTGGAGAAATACGGCAAGGACATTGAGGATGCCGGTGTGAATCTGGATGGAACGAAGACCGGGCTTGCCGTCCCCGCCTATATGGAGATCAACTCTATTGAGGATCTGAACAATGCGGAAATAGCGGCAACGCTGGATAAGCGGATTATTGGGATTGAGCCTGGAGCCGGAATTATGACGGCTACGGAAAAAGCGCTCGAAGCCTACGGCTTGAGCGATTATACGCTGCTGGAGAGCTCATCGGCGGCGATGGCGCAGGAGCTGCAGAAGGCTTTTGACAAGAATGAACCGATTGTAGTCACCGGCTGGACTCCGCACTGGATGTTCGCCAACATGGACCTCAAGTACCTGGACGATCCGAAGAATGTCTACGGCGGAGCCGAGCAGATTCACACTATGGTCCGTAAAGGCCTGAATGAGGATATGCCGGATGTGCACAAGTTCCTTAGCCAATTCAAGTGGACCGCAGAGGATATGGAGCAGGTTATGGTCAAGATTCAAGGCGGACAGTCGCCTGAAGAAGCAGCCAAGGAATGGGTAGAGAGCAATGAAGCCAAGGTGAATGAGTGGACGGCTGGCATCTCTGCATAG
- a CDS encoding alpha/beta fold hydrolase — protein sequence METCLFIHGFTGGEYEISPLAQFLERSGYVSRMFTLHGHGGGRRELLHSSRGDWQLSAEEELRQLFSSSDKVHLIGFSTGALIASRLSVQYSSRIQSLTLLSTPVYPLNPAEISRTLVRPEMLRNYLSKWGSTPMRATREFQRLVRESFEVYPQLEVPTLIVQGRRDHLVRFKSADYLRQTIPSERKQVLIMEQSGHMVCHSGESPAMMDEVLRFICRSGESG from the coding sequence ATGGAGACTTGTCTATTTATACACGGCTTCACCGGAGGTGAATACGAGATTTCTCCGCTTGCGCAGTTTCTGGAGCGCAGCGGTTATGTGTCCAGAATGTTTACCCTGCATGGGCATGGAGGCGGCAGAAGAGAGTTGCTTCATTCAAGCCGGGGAGACTGGCAGCTAAGCGCTGAGGAGGAGCTCAGGCAGCTATTCTCAAGCTCCGACAAAGTACATCTGATCGGCTTCTCTACCGGAGCGCTGATTGCGTCGCGGCTGTCCGTTCAGTATTCTTCCCGGATTCAGTCGCTCACCTTGTTGTCTACCCCGGTGTATCCGCTCAATCCGGCCGAGATTTCGCGCACGCTGGTCCGTCCGGAGATGCTGCGGAATTATCTCAGCAAATGGGGTTCTACACCCATGAGGGCCACGCGGGAGTTCCAGCGGCTGGTTCGTGAGAGCTTCGAGGTCTATCCGCAGCTGGAGGTGCCGACCTTGATTGTACAGGGCAGGCGGGATCATCTGGTGAGATTCAAAAGTGCGGACTATCTCCGGCAGACGATTCCCTCGGAACGCAAACAGGTGCTGATTATGGAGCAAAGCGGGCATATGGTCTGCCACAGCGGCGAGAGTCCCGCGATGATGGATGAAGTGC
- a CDS encoding DUF6385 domain-containing protein has protein sequence MPNFSSFQANPDNLRTLIFGRDPSTLIDRPLTTDASGNLTTVILNGTISSILGTTITAGTLTSAGTITNILAGTITSVLGATITAGTLTSAGTVTNLLDGTITSVLGATITAGTLTSAGTVTNLLDGTITSVLGATITAGTLTSAGTVTNLLDGTITSVLGATITAGTLSSAGTVTNLLDGTITSVLGATITAGTLSSAGTVTNLLDGTITSVLGATITAGTLSSAGTVTNLLDGTITSVLGATITAGTLSSVTSISQRSFVELPTTAIATSDTYTPLPANNTSVLGTYSYFIVNTGANPVNTRVEISADGTNYFVDTTGDNPLAAGSVDVIVPARFLKYTRLSYQSATPGAASTLNVIFDAQGT, from the coding sequence TTGCCAAATTTCAGTTCATTTCAGGCGAACCCCGATAATTTGCGCACACTTATTTTCGGCCGGGACCCTTCAACTCTGATCGACCGCCCGCTCACCACCGATGCCAGCGGGAACCTGACCACCGTCATCTTGAACGGCACGATCTCTAGCATACTTGGCACGACTATTACTGCTGGTACATTAACATCGGCCGGTACAATCACGAACATCCTTGCTGGTACGATTACCAGCGTGCTTGGTGCGACTATCACTGCCGGTACATTAACATCTGCTGGTACAGTGACCAACCTGCTAGACGGTACGATTACTAGTGTGCTTGGCGCGACTATCACTGCCGGTACATTAACATCTGCTGGTACAGTGACTAACCTGCTAGACGGTACGATTACCAGCGTGCTTGGTGCGACTATCACTGCCGGTACATTAACATCTGCTGGTACAGTGACTAACCTGCTAGACGGTACGATTACTAGTGTGCTTGGTGCAACTATCACTGCTGGTACTCTATCATCCGCTGGTACAGTGACCAACCTGCTAGACGGTACGATTACTAGCGTGCTTGGTGCAACTATCACTGCTGGTACTCTATCATCCGCTGGTACTGTGACGAACCTGCTAGACGGTACGATTACTAGTGTGCTTGGTGCGACTATCACTGCCGGTACTCTATCATCCGCTGGTACAGTGACTAACCTGCTAGACGGTACGATTACTAGTGTGCTTGGTGCGACCATCACTGCCGGTACGCTGAGCAGCGTAACCTCTATCTCTCAGCGCAGCTTCGTTGAGCTGCCTACAACGGCAATTGCCACTTCGGATACCTATACACCACTGCCTGCCAACAATACCAGTGTCCTTGGGACCTACTCCTACTTCATTGTGAATACCGGAGCCAATCCGGTGAACACACGGGTCGAGATCAGTGCAGACGGAACCAACTATTTCGTCGATACGACTGGAGACAACCCGCTGGCAGCAGGCTCTGTAGACGTAATTGTGCCTGCCCGCTTCCTGAAATACACCCGACTCTCTTATCAATCCGCGACGCCGGGTGCAGCTTCTACGCTTAATGTTATTTTTGATGCACAAGGAACGTAA